A section of the Arabiibacter massiliensis genome encodes:
- the cas4 gene encoding CRISPR-associated protein Cas4 — protein sequence MYADDELLPLSGLQHIAYCERQWALIHLEQIWDESYDTVRGELFHGRVHLEGYSASKGVRSERGYRLVSRNLGISGIADVVEFAADCDGVEAAVRPVEYKVGKPKIEEWDRIQVCAQALCLEEMLGCAVGQGNLFYGATRRRERVVLDDALRERVAGLARRMHELFDRGETPRAVRGPKCRRCSLADSCLPETFDHDAASYWKEAGF from the coding sequence ATGTACGCCGATGACGAGCTGCTGCCGCTATCGGGGCTGCAGCACATCGCATACTGCGAGCGGCAATGGGCGCTGATCCACCTCGAGCAGATATGGGACGAGAGCTACGACACGGTGCGCGGCGAGTTGTTCCACGGGCGGGTGCACTTGGAAGGTTACTCCGCGTCGAAGGGGGTCAGGTCCGAGCGGGGGTATCGGCTTGTGAGCCGCAACCTCGGTATATCAGGCATCGCTGATGTCGTGGAGTTCGCCGCGGACTGCGATGGTGTCGAGGCGGCGGTGCGACCCGTCGAGTATAAGGTGGGGAAACCAAAGATCGAGGAGTGGGATCGCATCCAGGTGTGCGCGCAAGCTCTGTGCCTGGAGGAGATGCTCGGATGCGCCGTAGGGCAGGGCAACCTGTTCTACGGCGCCACCCGTCGCCGTGAGCGCGTCGTGCTCGACGATGCCTTGCGCGAGCGCGTCGCGGGGCTGGCGCGCCGCATGCACGAGCTCTTCGACCGGGGCGAGACGCCTCGCGCCGTGCGCGGCCCTAAGTGCCGTCGATGCTCGCTGGCCGACTCCTGCCTCCCCGAGACGTTCGACCATGATGCCGCATCGTATTGGAAGGAGGCCGGGTTTTGA
- the cas2 gene encoding CRISPR-associated endonuclease Cas2 has translation MYVLVTYDVETASSQGARRLRRVAKICVQYGQRVQNSVFECSLDPAQFETMKHELMKAADLTRDSLRFYNLGKNWKRKVEHVGAKEAYDPEGFLCV, from the coding sequence ATGTACGTGCTGGTGACATACGATGTGGAGACGGCGAGTTCGCAGGGGGCTCGCCGACTGCGCCGCGTGGCGAAGATCTGCGTGCAGTACGGGCAGCGCGTGCAAAACTCAGTGTTCGAATGTTCGCTCGATCCGGCGCAGTTCGAGACGATGAAACACGAGCTAATGAAAGCAGCTGACCTAACTCGCGATAGCCTAAGGTTTTATAATCTTGGGAAGAACTGGAAGCGAAAAGTGGAGCACGTGGGAGCAAAGGAAGCGTACGACCCCGAAGGGTTTCTATGCGTGTGA
- the cas1c gene encoding type I-C CRISPR-associated endonuclease Cas1c, producing the protein MKKLLNTLYVTNPEAYVCKGDDALVVRVDGEKALQLPFHLLEGIVMFGYLGCSPAVLGACAERGITISFLDDAGRFLARVEGPVSGNVLLRRAQYRASDDPAAALRLAQRFVAAKIRNARTVLQRCRRDYPEDVDEAFDEAIEALRIHENGAFSTVDADELRGIEGDAAHRYFAVFDRLLRAGDGFAFSGRTRRPPRDPVNALLSFFYSLLAREVASACETVGLDPQVGFFHRDRPGRASLALDAMEELRAWYVDRFVVSLINRRQVSEADFSSSEASGVILTDAARKNALGLWQQRKQEQVMHPYLKEKVPVGLVPFLQVQLLARHLRGDLDDYPAFLWR; encoded by the coding sequence TTGAAGAAGCTCCTCAACACGCTCTACGTGACGAATCCCGAGGCGTACGTGTGCAAGGGCGACGACGCGCTTGTGGTGCGCGTGGATGGCGAGAAGGCGCTGCAGCTGCCGTTCCACCTCCTAGAGGGAATCGTCATGTTCGGGTATCTTGGCTGCTCGCCTGCCGTTCTGGGGGCCTGCGCCGAGCGGGGGATCACCATCTCGTTCTTGGACGATGCTGGGCGGTTTCTCGCGCGGGTCGAGGGGCCGGTCTCGGGAAACGTGCTTCTTCGGCGCGCTCAGTACCGAGCCTCCGACGATCCCGCTGCCGCCCTGCGCCTCGCGCAGCGGTTCGTGGCGGCCAAGATCCGCAATGCCCGGACCGTCCTTCAGCGTTGCAGACGCGATTATCCCGAAGATGTGGACGAAGCCTTCGACGAGGCTATCGAGGCGCTCAGGATTCACGAGAATGGAGCATTCTCGACGGTCGACGCCGACGAGCTGAGGGGAATCGAGGGCGATGCGGCGCACCGGTACTTCGCCGTGTTCGACCGGTTGCTGAGGGCAGGGGACGGGTTCGCGTTCTCGGGGCGCACGAGGCGGCCGCCTCGGGATCCGGTGAACGCCCTGCTGTCGTTTTTCTACTCGCTGCTGGCACGCGAGGTGGCAAGCGCGTGCGAGACGGTCGGGCTCGATCCACAGGTGGGTTTCTTCCATCGTGACCGGCCGGGGAGGGCGAGCCTTGCGCTGGACGCCATGGAAGAGCTGCGGGCGTGGTACGTCGATCGCTTCGTCGTCTCCCTGATCAATCGGCGACAGGTGAGTGAGGCCGATTTCTCTTCGAGCGAGGCTTCGGGCGTCATCTTGACTGACGCGGCCCGCAAGAACGCGCTCGGCCTGTGGCAGCAGCGCAAGCAGGAGCAGGTCATGCACCCTTATCTGAAGGAGAAGGTGCCGGTGGGACTCGTGCCATTTCTGCAGGTCCAGCTGCTGGCGCGCCACTTGCGCGGCGATTTGGACGATTACCCGGCGTTTCTCTGGAGGTGA
- a CDS encoding helix-turn-helix domain-containing protein — MSIITNQMKEIMANTLVDTNDAAKLLNLSARRMRQLALDGNVKAEKIGNCWAFDIEDLKRYRNLEQ; from the coding sequence ATGTCCATAATCACCAATCAAATGAAGGAAATTATGGCGAACACACTTGTTGATACCAATGATGCCGCCAAGTTGCTTAATCTTTCGGCTCGCCGAATGCGACAGCTTGCTTTAGACGGTAATGTAAAAGCCGAAAAAATCGGAAACTGTTGGGCTTTTGACATTGAAGATCTCAAGAGATACCGAAATTTAGAACAATAA
- the cas3 gene encoding CRISPR-associated helicase Cas3', with translation MTEYYAHTGSDPDDVSTWQTLSEHVNEVARRAETFSEKFGMGIWGRVLGLLHDAGKVSVGFRKRLEGGKSVDHSTAGAKVAIERYGMCGQFMAYALCGHHGGLPNGKIWSECPRSLMGSLRKPLKDRLDSEVEPYDAFFELVEAGEVSLPDLAQLGAPIRSGRTFEGTARKAFSMFVLEHFIYSSLVDADYLDTERFMTPEAAEAREARELASMEELLVKLESHMTELMGKASDTPVNRARRSVYEDCLATAVRPSGLYTMTVPTGGGKTLSSLAFALQHAVEQGMERVIVAIPYTSIVEQTAATLKAVFGAANVLEHHSNYDFRDLDGEEKVKQRLAVQNWDAPIVVTTNVQLFESLFSNKPGKSRKVHNIARSVIILDEAQTLPDELLKPSLAMLEELVAGYGASVVLCTATQPALEGLWPFGAEPREIVQRRDSFDEAFGGRVAYESLGTIEEVNLVDCIVDCHEVLCVVGTRGLARTIYDDVVARAVERGDLSDAKRAFDKGFFHLSAFMIPAHRSAMLERIRKRLSDKERCVVVSTQLVEAGVDVDFPEVYRELAGLDSVVQAAGRCNREGRLPGAGTVHVFELSIDGERQKTETWLEKMKGIARDVVRENGGKVDEGLIPTFFKTRYDSECLDAKGIFQKTATKDLILDGFKTMPFEQCALDYRIIEDDSVPVFVPWGVEGRALLKELLGSESPAGMAMRLQRFSVGVPIWNIDKYKKAGAVEELEPFLILKEDGCRSFYREDVGLVAVGEEALELLSC, from the coding sequence ATGACCGAGTACTACGCGCATACCGGTTCTGATCCTGATGACGTTTCCACGTGGCAGACGCTTTCGGAGCATGTGAACGAGGTGGCACGACGGGCCGAGACGTTCTCGGAGAAGTTCGGCATGGGGATATGGGGTCGCGTGCTGGGATTGCTGCATGACGCGGGAAAGGTGAGCGTCGGATTCCGGAAGCGTTTGGAGGGCGGCAAGTCGGTCGATCATTCGACGGCGGGAGCGAAGGTCGCTATCGAGCGATACGGAATGTGCGGGCAATTCATGGCCTACGCGCTCTGCGGCCACCACGGAGGGCTGCCTAACGGCAAAATTTGGTCGGAATGCCCGCGTTCCCTGATGGGATCCTTGCGCAAGCCGCTCAAAGATCGCCTCGACAGTGAGGTCGAACCGTACGATGCCTTCTTCGAACTAGTAGAAGCGGGGGAAGTCAGCCTTCCCGACCTTGCGCAGTTAGGGGCTCCTATTCGCTCTGGGCGAACGTTCGAGGGTACTGCACGCAAGGCGTTCTCGATGTTCGTACTGGAGCATTTCATATATTCCAGCCTGGTCGATGCTGATTACCTGGACACCGAGCGCTTCATGACGCCCGAGGCCGCGGAAGCGCGCGAGGCGCGGGAACTCGCCAGCATGGAAGAACTCCTGGTGAAGCTCGAAAGCCACATGACTGAACTCATGGGCAAGGCAAGCGATACGCCGGTCAATCGAGCACGCCGCTCGGTGTACGAGGATTGCCTCGCAACCGCCGTGCGGCCTTCCGGACTCTACACTATGACGGTGCCGACCGGCGGCGGCAAGACGCTCAGCTCGCTGGCCTTCGCCTTGCAGCATGCGGTTGAACAGGGGATGGAACGGGTCATCGTGGCCATACCCTATACCAGCATCGTCGAACAGACGGCCGCCACGCTCAAAGCCGTCTTCGGAGCGGCGAACGTGCTGGAGCACCACTCCAACTACGACTTCCGCGACCTCGACGGCGAGGAGAAAGTCAAGCAGCGCCTCGCCGTCCAGAACTGGGACGCGCCCATCGTGGTGACGACGAACGTGCAGCTGTTCGAGTCGCTCTTCTCGAACAAGCCGGGCAAGAGCCGCAAGGTGCATAACATTGCGCGAAGCGTCATCATCCTCGACGAGGCGCAGACGCTTCCCGACGAGCTGCTCAAGCCCTCGCTCGCCATGCTCGAGGAGTTGGTGGCGGGTTACGGCGCGAGCGTCGTGCTGTGCACGGCCACGCAGCCGGCGCTCGAAGGGCTCTGGCCGTTCGGTGCCGAGCCGCGCGAGATCGTGCAGCGCCGCGACTCGTTCGACGAGGCGTTCGGCGGGCGGGTGGCCTACGAGTCGCTCGGCACGATAGAGGAGGTTAACCTCGTTGATTGCATCGTCGACTGCCACGAAGTGCTCTGCGTGGTGGGTACGCGCGGCCTCGCTCGCACTATCTACGACGATGTGGTAGCTCGGGCAGTGGAGCGTGGTGACCTTTCGGACGCCAAGCGCGCGTTCGACAAGGGGTTCTTCCATCTGAGCGCTTTCATGATCCCGGCCCACCGCAGCGCCATGCTCGAGCGCATCCGCAAGCGCCTGAGCGACAAGGAGCGTTGCGTGGTCGTGTCCACGCAGCTCGTGGAAGCGGGCGTGGACGTCGATTTCCCCGAGGTGTACCGCGAGCTCGCAGGGCTCGACTCCGTCGTGCAGGCCGCCGGGCGCTGCAACCGCGAAGGACGCCTGCCGGGCGCGGGCACGGTGCACGTGTTCGAGTTGTCCATCGACGGCGAGCGGCAGAAGACGGAAACGTGGCTCGAGAAGATGAAGGGCATCGCCCGCGACGTGGTCCGCGAAAACGGCGGGAAAGTCGACGAGGGGTTGATTCCCACGTTCTTTAAAACGCGCTACGACTCCGAATGCCTCGACGCCAAAGGCATCTTCCAAAAAACGGCCACGAAGGACCTGATCTTGGACGGATTCAAAACCATGCCGTTCGAGCAGTGCGCCCTGGATTACCGCATCATCGAAGATGATTCCGTCCCCGTGTTCGTGCCGTGGGGCGTCGAAGGGCGCGCGCTCCTCAAGGAGCTGCTCGGAAGCGAGAGCCCTGCGGGCATGGCCATGCGCCTGCAGCGGTTCAGCGTGGGGGTGCCCATCTGGAACATCGATAAGTATAAAAAAGCAGGCGCCGTTGAAGAGCTTGAGCCGTTCCTCATCTTGAAAGAGGATGGTTGCCGATCCTTCTACCGGGAGGATGTGGGGCTGGTCGCGGTGGGAGAGGAGGCTCTCGAGCTGCTGAGCTGCTGA
- the cas5c gene encoding type I-C CRISPR-associated protein Cas5c — MGYGIKVLAQGPRACFTRPEMKAERVSYDAITPSAARGLIEAVYWKPAIRWHIDRIEVLNEIRFDTFRRNELGGKLSYRNAKGAMERGEEVYATANDDRQQRATMYLKDVAYLIDAHFALTEQAGEDDTVEKHYNIALRRLRKGQCFNQPYFGCREFPADVSLVEGTEERPASFYAGSGERDLGFMLFDIDFDHDMEPQFFRASMRDGVIDVARAREAVVR; from the coding sequence ATGGGATATGGCATCAAGGTGCTTGCGCAAGGCCCCCGGGCGTGTTTTACGCGACCCGAGATGAAGGCCGAGCGCGTCAGCTACGACGCCATCACGCCGTCGGCGGCGCGCGGGCTTATCGAGGCCGTGTACTGGAAGCCGGCGATCCGCTGGCACATCGACCGTATCGAGGTGCTCAACGAGATACGCTTCGACACATTCAGGCGCAACGAGCTGGGCGGCAAGCTGAGCTACCGCAACGCCAAAGGCGCCATGGAGCGCGGCGAGGAGGTGTACGCGACCGCCAACGACGACCGCCAGCAGCGCGCGACGATGTATTTGAAGGATGTCGCATACCTGATCGACGCCCATTTCGCGTTGACGGAGCAGGCGGGGGAGGACGATACGGTGGAGAAGCACTACAACATCGCCCTGCGCCGCCTGCGCAAGGGGCAGTGCTTCAACCAGCCTTACTTCGGCTGCCGCGAGTTCCCCGCCGACGTGTCGCTTGTGGAGGGCACGGAAGAGCGTCCCGCGTCGTTCTACGCCGGCTCCGGCGAGCGGGACCTGGGGTTCATGCTGTTCGACATCGACTTCGATCATGACATGGAACCCCAGTTCTTCCGCGCCTCGATGCGCGACGGCGTGATCGACGTCGCCCGCGCGCGCGAGGCGGTGGTCAGATGA
- the cas7c gene encoding type I-C CRISPR-associated protein Cas7/Csd2, whose amino-acid sequence MAEPIKNRYDFVFFFDVKNGNPNGDPDAGNMPRIDPDTSRGIVSDVCLKRKIRNYVDLVKGEEIDDPDVAEGELGYKIYVQEAAVLNDRNRKAYVHYDMKSTPKKLPKAKEDQLKVTKFMCDNFYDIRTFGAVMTTDVNCGQVRGPIQLCFAESIDPVLPLEMSITRMAVTNEKDAEKEKTMGRKQYVPYGLYRAEGFISAALAEKTGFSQDDLDLFFEALMNMFENDRSAARGLMTSRKLFAFKHESKLGNAPAHCLFDTVSVKRLIEDGAEARAFSDYKIVIDEAAIPGEVELLKFPDE is encoded by the coding sequence ATGGCAGAGCCCATCAAGAACCGCTACGACTTCGTCTTCTTCTTCGACGTGAAGAACGGAAACCCCAACGGCGACCCGGATGCCGGCAACATGCCGCGCATCGACCCCGACACGAGCCGCGGCATCGTATCGGACGTGTGCCTCAAGCGCAAGATCCGCAACTACGTCGACCTGGTGAAAGGCGAGGAGATCGACGACCCCGACGTGGCCGAGGGCGAGCTCGGGTACAAGATCTACGTGCAGGAGGCGGCCGTGCTCAACGACCGCAACCGTAAGGCATACGTGCATTACGATATGAAGTCCACGCCGAAGAAGCTGCCGAAGGCCAAGGAAGACCAGCTCAAGGTCACGAAGTTCATGTGCGACAACTTCTATGACATCCGCACGTTCGGCGCGGTCATGACCACGGACGTGAACTGCGGACAGGTGCGCGGCCCCATCCAGCTGTGCTTCGCCGAGTCTATCGACCCGGTGCTGCCTCTTGAGATGAGCATCACGCGCATGGCCGTGACCAACGAGAAGGACGCCGAGAAGGAGAAGACTATGGGGCGCAAGCAGTACGTGCCTTATGGGCTGTACCGGGCTGAAGGCTTCATCTCCGCGGCGCTCGCCGAGAAGACCGGGTTCTCGCAGGACGACCTCGACCTGTTCTTCGAGGCGCTGATGAATATGTTCGAGAACGACCGCAGCGCCGCGCGCGGGCTCATGACCTCGCGCAAGCTGTTCGCGTTCAAACACGAGAGCAAGTTGGGGAACGCGCCGGCGCACTGCCTGTTTGACACCGTGTCGGTGAAGCGACTCATCGAGGACGGCGCGGAGGCCCGCGCGTTCTCGGACTACAAGATCGTCATCGATGAAGCTGCGATTCCCGGCGAGGTGGAGCTGCTGAAGTTTCCCGACGAGTAG
- the cas8c gene encoding type I-C CRISPR-associated protein Cas8c/Csd1 codes for MILQELNKYYERLLADPERDVPARHWSVEKAAWELRISRDGRLLGAHPLTSGAGKELRKFISLRVPEHATRSGTGMLPFFLCDNAAYLLGYDEKRGPEKLASARALHEAVLGECDDEGAQAVLRFFEREDRDADLDEGVRSDLAEGGGFAVFRLDGDRDRLHERPAVVAAWTSYCEDRTAGEVVGQCAVTGEEGPLARLFPQVTGVPGAQSAGASLVSFNLQSFESYGKSQAYNASVSEAVAFNAGSALRQLCADRSHRVRLGQTTVVFWADRPAPAEDLVMLGMLDPDELDRAEDQDAVQEVRAALESMERGLPLTGVDTETRYFVLGLAPNAARLAVRFFETDTLGRMAESFGAFLRDVSMADVRARSLRTLLQQTAPMGSADQLPSTLVNGCMEAMLTGRAFPQALYYEVLSRMRSDHARRNSWDMGQRAALLKACLVRKARLGADNSDGRNGAERVDGERSLDMYLDKERTNRGYVLGRLFAVMEHAQRSALGEVNATIRDRYIGAASTTPARVFPHLLHNTQHHLSKLSKFNHGLYVKFEKANDEIMAMLDGSVLFPKTLDAEDQGEFFVGYYQQRVDLWKKHDDEADAAADADGIDDETETN; via the coding sequence ATGATCCTGCAAGAGCTCAACAAGTACTACGAGCGGCTGCTGGCCGACCCGGAGCGCGATGTGCCCGCCCGCCATTGGAGCGTGGAGAAGGCGGCGTGGGAGCTCAGGATCTCCCGCGACGGCAGGCTGCTGGGCGCGCACCCGCTCACGTCGGGCGCGGGCAAGGAGCTGCGGAAGTTCATCTCGCTGCGCGTGCCCGAGCATGCGACGCGCAGCGGAACCGGCATGCTGCCGTTCTTCCTGTGCGACAACGCGGCCTACCTGCTCGGCTATGACGAGAAGCGCGGACCCGAGAAGCTGGCGAGCGCGCGTGCCCTGCACGAGGCCGTGCTGGGCGAGTGCGACGACGAGGGCGCGCAGGCCGTGCTGCGCTTCTTCGAACGCGAGGATCGCGACGCCGACCTCGACGAGGGCGTGCGCTCCGATCTGGCGGAAGGCGGCGGCTTCGCGGTGTTCCGGCTGGACGGCGACCGAGATCGGCTGCACGAACGGCCTGCGGTCGTTGCCGCGTGGACGTCCTACTGCGAGGACCGAACGGCAGGCGAGGTGGTGGGCCAGTGCGCCGTCACGGGCGAGGAAGGGCCGCTCGCGCGCCTGTTCCCCCAGGTGACCGGCGTTCCCGGAGCGCAGTCGGCCGGAGCGTCGCTCGTGTCGTTCAACCTGCAGTCGTTCGAGTCGTACGGCAAGTCGCAGGCGTACAACGCATCGGTCTCGGAAGCGGTAGCGTTCAACGCCGGCTCGGCGCTTCGGCAGCTCTGCGCCGACCGCTCGCATCGGGTGCGCCTTGGCCAGACGACGGTGGTGTTCTGGGCCGACCGCCCGGCACCGGCGGAGGATCTGGTCATGCTGGGGATGCTCGATCCCGACGAGCTTGACAGGGCCGAGGATCAGGATGCCGTGCAGGAGGTGCGTGCGGCGCTCGAGAGCATGGAGCGCGGGCTTCCCCTGACGGGGGTCGACACGGAAACGCGCTACTTCGTGCTGGGGCTCGCGCCCAACGCGGCGCGCTTGGCCGTGCGGTTCTTCGAGACGGACACGCTCGGCCGCATGGCCGAGAGCTTCGGCGCGTTCCTGCGCGACGTGTCCATGGCCGACGTGCGCGCCCGCTCGCTGCGTACGCTGCTGCAGCAGACGGCGCCCATGGGTTCCGCCGACCAGCTGCCCTCGACGCTGGTGAACGGCTGCATGGAGGCTATGCTCACCGGGCGCGCGTTCCCGCAGGCGCTCTACTACGAGGTGCTCTCTCGCATGCGCTCCGACCATGCGCGGCGCAACTCATGGGACATGGGCCAGCGAGCGGCGCTGCTCAAGGCGTGCCTTGTGCGCAAGGCGCGGCTCGGGGCGGACAATTCGGATGGACGAAACGGCGCTGAGCGCGTCGACGGAGAAAGGAGCCTGGACATGTATCTGGACAAGGAAAGGACTAACCGCGGCTACGTGCTGGGAAGGCTGTTCGCCGTCATGGAGCACGCGCAGCGAAGCGCGCTCGGCGAGGTGAATGCGACCATCCGCGACCGCTACATCGGGGCCGCCTCCACGACGCCTGCCCGGGTGTTCCCGCACCTGCTGCACAACACGCAGCACCATCTCTCGAAGCTGAGCAAGTTCAATCACGGGCTCTACGTGAAGTTCGAGAAGGCGAACGACGAGATCATGGCGATGCTCGACGGCTCCGTTCTGTTCCCCAAGACGCTCGACGCGGAAGACCAAGGCGAGTTCTTCGTGGGGTACTACCAACAGCGCGTCGACCTGTGGAAGAAACACGACGATGAGGCCGATGCGGCGGCGGACGCCGACGGCATCGACGACGAGACCGAAACCAACTAG